From Triticum aestivum cultivar Chinese Spring chromosome 7B, IWGSC CS RefSeq v2.1, whole genome shotgun sequence:
CTCCAGCAACGGTGAAAAGGTCcccaccaaaaaaaagagaaagaaagcaaGGGTGAAAACATATTCCTAGAATCGACCGTGCTCTGTCCCCGCCTGGCCTCTCACTCTCTCACCCCTTTGACTTTGTCACCAAAGTCAAGTGGGGACCTTGCCCCACCCCTCCAGAGACCACGAGGCCGGCTCCCGATAAAACGCAGCCCCCtcggccccctctctcctccttttcAGACACCACGAGCGAGGCCGGATCCAATGCCCATCCCTTCCCCACCACCACCATCTCTCTCCTCCCACCAACAGCGCCAACAATAAACTAGAACCAAAAGTCAGCGcccccctcctttccttcctccATAGCCAGCAAGAACGAACGAACCCGAGAGAGGCCGACCATGGACAGGGACGCCGGGTGCTACTAcctcggcggcggaggcggcaacgACTGGGACCTCAACGCCGTCGTGCGCTTCGCCTGCCGCGGCCgcgtcctcccgccgccgccctcggacgaccccttctcctccttcttcccccCGCCGGCGCCTGTCGTGGAGGACCACGGGATGCCTGACGCGGCGGCGTTGCTCCCTGATCCGCCCGTCCACGGGGGCTCTGCTACCGTCGACGAGCTCTCCATTGCCTTCTTCGCGCCGTCGGCTGCGCTGCCGGCCTcgcctcaaccgccgccgccgctgcagcagCAGCCAGCGGCGCCAACGAACCAAGAAATGGTGCCGATGCAGCAAGACGAGGCGGTGCCGCCTCCGATGCTGCTGACCGCGGGCGGGCAAGGCCCCGTCGGCGAAGGGTCGAGATCCAAGAGAAAGTACGTCCCGAACACTGAATTTTTCGAAATAAAATGTTGCTAGCTTATCGTGTATGCTTGTGCTCACGCGTGCGCGTGGATGATTGGCGTCTGTGCAGGAAGaaggtggtgaagaaggtggtgaagcGGGTGGCGGCGGACGGCACGTCGGCGGACCCGTGGGCGTGGCGCAAGTACGGGCAGAAGCCCATCAAGGGGTCGCCGTACCCGCGCGGGTACTACCGGTGCAGCACCGACAAGGCGTGCGAGGCGCGGAAGATGGTGGAGCGCTGCCGCGACGACCCCAACTCCTTCATCCTCACCTACACCGGCGGCGAGCACAGCCACCCCGCCCCCGCCCACCGCAACTCCCTGGCCGGCACCACGCGCAACAGGCAGCAGGCGCCGGAACCTGCTGCCGGACAGAGCGCTCCCGCCGCCAAAGCCAAAGAagagtcgtcggcggcggcggcggagccgaGCCCAGCGCAGTCGACGTCGGGCGGGATGTCCCCGACGACGCCCCTGCGCACGCCCTCCATGGAGGAGTACAACCAAGACTCAGAATTCGACGAGGCCGCCGGCAGCGCAAGTCAGCTGCCCATGGACGTCGAGAAGGACCGCGAGGATGAGCTGCTGAAGATATTGGAGGGGTGCGTGCACGGCGGCGACTCCAGCATCGTCGTCGAGGAGACGTTCGTGGTCACGCCGTGGGTCACGGCCCCCGGCGGCGCGGCCGGGTGGAGTTGACTCCGCCGTTACCGTCCGTACATTGCCATATATAGCAGCATGCTGTCAATTATAATCCTGGCTCGTTGCAGCAGCAGCCGCAGCGGTAGCAGTAGAAAcataagaaaggaaaagaaaaaagacagagGTGGAAGAGAGCATCTGATCCATGCTACAACCCCAGTGCCAGCCGGCCAGTAGTTATTCGCCTAGTGTAATTAAGTGCTAATTAGCTCTGGAGTAATACAGTAGCGAGTGTTCTTTGATGGCTTGATTAGAGTACTTATACTGCATGTATAATTAAACCAAACCCAAAGACAatgtttttctcttcttctttcttGACATGTTTGGGCCATTCAGTGGCTGCCTAGCTTTATCTAGAGGTTTTTGGTGCTACATTTGTGCGTACACTAGCTAGactgatcatcatcatcatgatacaGTCCCAGTTGCACCCAGGTGATGGGGCAAGAAGGTGAGATAAAGGGAGGACAGAAATGGAAGAAAGGAAGAGGAGTTGGTGCATGGTGTGGGTGGCTCCCCTTGCCTCTTCCCTTTCACTGTGTGCCCAATTTGTGTGTGTAGTGGCTTTCTGGCTGCAGTGCAGTTATGCTTTTGCAGATCAGGACCATGTTGCTCCGGCCCAATGGATGGTACCTTTTGATTCTCGGATCTCGGTCCTATGTGTATTGGGACGTACTGCTGCTGCAACCAATCCTCATTCCCCAATTTTCATGTTGCTCTTCTCAGTGTAATGTGATGTTGGTTTCTTTGGATGCTGCTGAAGTACATGGCGTGTAATTCCTAATGAAAACATCGGCTTTTTCGGTCGAATGTGGATGTATATAAGgtcttgtacaatgggaggtgcttagggaagatgcttagagaaataaatcaaacTTTTTTTAAGCACTAGTGCTTATTTGTAtaggatagacgcttaactaagcgtctctcctgtagaaataggcaccggtgcttcaagaaaacccggtttatttttctaagcatctctctaagcacctcccattgtacaaggcctaaaagCCTTGGAACACGGCTACATTTTCCCCAAACCATGCATAAGAGTTAGGTGTCAATTCAATTAAAGAGAAAAAGATACATCGCCAAAAGGTGCGATCCTACAACGCCAAAGAGGCAGGGCCCGAAAaggaagaacctaaatgacctaaGATCAATACCCTAGAGAGTCGGATACACAGACCAGAGACGAGCAATCCTTGCTTAGGCTGCATCATACGGGATGAAAAGGCGAGAAACATCTGCTGCAAGAGCCTGGACACCAGTCAACTATAACATGACTCAAACTCGACAaccatgacgacgacgacgacaacgactaACACACAAGCATCACATGGACAAAAAATCACAACCAAGCATAAAGACAACACTACTTGAACGAGCCTAGGTGAAACATCACCCTGCAACACCACCACCTTTCCATCACTAACAGACCAGCCGACACCTACGCCGTAGATGAGGGGCCATGCAGGTGAACGAGCACTAACTAGCGGAAAAGGGGGGGCACAAGCAATCACCTATGATAAAGTCAAACACAACTGGCAAGCTGGGGCTGGAGGCCCGACACGATGCAGGAAGAGATAACCGGCGACGACAC
This genomic window contains:
- the LOC123162630 gene encoding WRKY transcription factor 22, coding for MDRDAGCYYLGGGGGNDWDLNAVVRFACRGRVLPPPPSDDPFSSFFPPPAPVVEDHGMPDAAALLPDPPVHGGSATVDELSIAFFAPSAALPASPQPPPPLQQQPAAPTNQEMVPMQQDEAVPPPMLLTAGGQGPVGEGSRSKRKKKVVKKVVKRVAADGTSADPWAWRKYGQKPIKGSPYPRGYYRCSTDKACEARKMVERCRDDPNSFILTYTGGEHSHPAPAHRNSLAGTTRNRQQAPEPAAGQSAPAAKAKEESSAAAAEPSPAQSTSGGMSPTTPLRTPSMEEYNQDSEFDEAAGSASQLPMDVEKDREDELLKILEGCVHGGDSSIVVEETFVVTPWVTAPGGAAGWS